TAGTTGCTCCTCCATCAACAATTTTTGCTTCTTCTCCATATCAGACATTTGCACAAAACTTGGTGGTGCAACTGCAAGTGAAGCTGCAAATGGGTCGAGATTATGATTGGGCATTTCACCTGCTTGTGGGGGCGCAGGCAATGCTAACATAGCAGGTTGTCCGGCCGAGCCGAGAGCAACACTGCTAGCACTTCCACTGCCTATGTAACCAACTGCTGCTGCATTTGCATTTGCTGCCCCTTGATACATCCCATCAAGCACCATCATGTCGAAACCCCCGCCTAGAGTTGCTTTTTTACTCTGCAAACTGCTCGCCGATTGAAGTAAAGCTGTCTCCCAATCTGCGGTTCCCTCGTTGAATGCGTCCCATTGTAAAGCAGCAGTTGTGGATTCTGTGGTTGCTACACCTGTGTCATATTTAGTAAAAGTAAGCTCAAGCTTTTTGCTTTAAATGTTTCTTTCATATGGATATGGATATAGTATCACACACCTGCATCAAATAAAGCTATTGCTAAGTTGTTCTCATGTTCTTCTCTTGACAATGCATCTTCCCCCAAATTCAGCAAGTCAGCCTCTTTTGACAATGTATCTTTTTCTTCAATTGGTTCAGTTTCTTCTGGTTTTTCTTCAGGTGGTGGCAGGGCTTTTATTTCATtcatatcttcttcttcttcttctttatggACTTGTACTTCTTGCTGAGTTTCTTGAGTGTTTTCATCATCATAAGTTAAAACTAAAGTCTTTGTTTGTGCTAATGCTGATTTATCACGGATAAATTCGTCCATAAGGTCGAGTTTTTTCTGAGTGATTTTCTCGACTTCTGGGTACTCTGAGGAGCGTGCAATGCCTACTGTTTTACACCATCCATAAAAGTTATCAAGTTCCTCAAATTGCTTTAAGACACGACAGAAGATTTCATAAACTCTGATGGAGTCATTAATCTCTAGCTCCATAAACCGGTCAATTAAGATGCCCAATATTTCTGTTATGTCGTAATATAAATGGAAACTCTCTTTCAATATTGGATACATAGCAACCACTACTACTCTATTCAGCCTCGCTGCACCTGCATTATAATTATTAGTTCATCAAACAATTGGAAACCCACCGATCGTCAATTATTGtcgttgaaaaataaaaaagaaacctGTTGGACGACAAGCTAAAAAGCGGTCGAGCAGTTGTTGCAAATGCTGTGCTCTTGAAAAGATAAGGTCGATCTTCATCTCACGAATAGGCGTGGATTTGGAATGTGATGATGAAGTAGCAGTAGCAGTAGGTGCGTGATCTTGATCTTGATCATGATCATCATCAATTCCAAAAACACTTCTCTTCCCACGGCGTCCTTGCATCTTGAACTCTAACCTTTCATCAAGATACAGAGCAAAAGTTCTAACAAATGCGGAGTAGTCCCATGAATTAGTTCTGGAACCATCACAAAAATCCAACAAGTTAAGAAGGCGAGTGCCTCGCCTTGTGGCGAAGAAAATCTCTTGCTCGTATGCTGGATCTCCTTCGGCGAGCAGTCGTTGGATTAACATTAGTGTCTTTAAAGCCACAACCCAGTTCTTAGTCTTGGTGAGTCTTCTTGAAAGTGTATTTACACATGAACTTATGTAGGCACGTGAGTATGATGTTAAGCTTAGGATTTCTCGGACATGTCTTTCCTCAGCTGGCTGTTCTTCATGCCTTGTTGCTTTAACTATTGCCACATCCAAGTCTGCTAATAAGTTGCTGCTGCTTACTTTTGCTAGCCCTATGCTTGTTTGGTCTTTTACTGCCCCAAACGCTCTTCTAATCTTGCTTGAAGACATTTTCTATATTACTTCACTTTACAATATATATCTCACTTTTCTTCCTACACTTTAAAAATCACAAAATCCATCATTCAAAACAACACGGGATCATATATTGCATGtctttttttactaatttgatatCATTGTGGACTAAATTGATCTTGGAATAGCCACATTTACCTTTTGTTCAAACTTTAGTATACAACTCCTTATAAAAACATGTCATGtcatcaaataaaaaatcaaatgtcATACATCATTAAAATCGAATATGT
The window above is part of the Euphorbia lathyris chromosome 3, ddEupLath1.1, whole genome shotgun sequence genome. Proteins encoded here:
- the LOC136224264 gene encoding putative clathrin assembly protein At1g03050 — translated: MSSSKIRRAFGAVKDQTSIGLAKVSSSNLLADLDVAIVKATRHEEQPAEERHVREILSLTSYSRAYISSCVNTLSRRLTKTKNWVVALKTLMLIQRLLAEGDPAYEQEIFFATRRGTRLLNLLDFCDGSRTNSWDYSAFVRTFALYLDERLEFKMQGRRGKRSVFGIDDDHDQDQDHAPTATATSSSHSKSTPIREMKIDLIFSRAQHLQQLLDRFLACRPTGAARLNRVVVVAMYPILKESFHLYYDITEILGILIDRFMELEINDSIRVYEIFCRVLKQFEELDNFYGWCKTVGIARSSEYPEVEKITQKKLDLMDEFIRDKSALAQTKTLVLTYDDENTQETQQEVQVHKEEEEEDMNEIKALPPPEEKPEETEPIEEKDTLSKEADLLNLGEDALSREEHENNLAIALFDAGVATTESTTAALQWDAFNEGTADWETALLQSASSLQSKKATLGGGFDMMVLDGMYQGAANANAAAVGYIGSGSASSVALGSAGQPAMLALPAPPQAGEMPNHNLDPFAASLAVAPPSFVQMSDMEKKQKLLMEEQLMWQQYGRDHSTNYNTGCWRSN